The sequence AAAAATGTCTCACAGATTGCAAGAGAGCTAAAGATTGACAGGAAAACAGTCAGAAAGATTAAGAAAAAGGTAGAAAGTGGGGAGATTGAAACACCCACCATCAAAAGGAAAAGTATCCTTGATCCATACAAGGATGAAATCATTGAGTATTTAAAAAGTGGTCTCTCCGCTGTTTTAATCCACCAGAAGTTAAAAGAAAAGCATAGTCTAAATGTAAGCTATAGCTCTGTGAAACGCTACATCAGGAAGCTAAAGCCAGGTGAGCCCTTCATCCCCTTAATAAGCCCACCTGGCCAAGAAGCCCAAGTAGATTTCGGCTATGCCGGTTATTTCTAATAATAGCAGAAGAAAAAAGAAAGTAAAGTACTGGATATTCTCAATGGTTTTGTCCTATTCGAGGTACAGATACTATGAGCTTGTGGATAACCAAAGTATACCGACATTCATAAACTGCCATATCAATGCATTTGAATATTTCTCTGGTGCACCAAAGGCTATAAAGATAGACAACCTAAAAAGCGGTGTATTGCATGTTAACTTCTATGAGCCTGAAATTCAGCATGAATATGCAAGGATGCTTGAGTATTACAACTCCTCTGCTGTTGCCTGTAGGGTGAGAAAACCAAATGAGAAGGGCAAGGTAGAATCCAGCATAAAATACATAAAGAACAACTTTCTAAAAAGCATAAGAGCGGAAGGAATAGAAGACATAGACACAGTCAAAGAGAAGCTTTTATTCTGGCAGGACAACATCTGTAATGCAAAGCTACACGGCACAACAAGAAAAATACCGAAGGATGAGTTTC comes from Hippea maritima DSM 10411 and encodes:
- a CDS encoding helix-turn-helix domain-containing protein, whose amino-acid sequence is MYYSVKALLSIGKNVSQIARELKIDRKTVRKIKKKVESGEIETPTIKRKSILDPYKDEIIEYLKSGLSAVLIHQKLKEKHSLNVSYSSVKRYIRKLKPGEPFIPLISPPGQEAQVDFGYAGYF